A part of Gemmatimonas groenlandica genomic DNA contains:
- a CDS encoding peptide chain release factor 3 has product MTDAVSPEVAAERLAHEISRRRTFAIISHPDAGKTTLTEKLLLYGGAIHLAGSVKARRATRHATSDWMKLEQERGISVTSSVLQFEYLGYQLNLLDTPGHEDFSEDTYRTLVAADCAIMLLDNRRGVEERTRQLFEVCKRRRTPIFTLVNKCDRHGEDPLKLIQDVEADLGIDCFAATWPVFDNDIFVGVYDRLKREVHLFERSGDRGATRADDTIVSIDDVALIETMGESAFDRLMTDIDLLDAAGHTYDHDRVIDGSLTPVFFGSALTNFGIEPFLREFLELAPAPGPRETNTGNVEPESTDFTGFVFKIQANMDPKHRDRVAFVRIVSGHFEANMQVLHQRSGKPIRLAAPQQFMARDRVSIDEAWPGDVIGIMDRGNLRIGDTLGGDGKLEFQGIPRFPPEHFARAIPADPLKRKQFDSGLRQLTEEGAAQVFFAETSAGSQPIVGAVGQLQFDVMAFRLEHEYAAPCKFEKMTYRWPRWITGPKADVERVATGQGRLKLFDHKGHVVVLFSDAWALRRALQHETSVVFHETAP; this is encoded by the coding sequence ATGACTGACGCTGTCTCCCCCGAAGTTGCCGCTGAGCGCCTCGCACACGAAATCTCCCGTCGCCGGACGTTTGCGATCATTTCGCATCCCGACGCCGGCAAGACCACGCTCACCGAAAAGCTGCTGCTGTACGGCGGCGCCATCCACCTGGCCGGCTCAGTCAAGGCGCGGCGTGCCACGCGGCACGCCACGTCCGACTGGATGAAGCTGGAGCAGGAGCGTGGTATCTCGGTGACCAGCTCCGTGCTGCAGTTCGAGTACCTGGGGTATCAGCTCAATCTGCTGGATACGCCGGGTCACGAAGACTTCTCGGAAGACACCTATCGCACGCTGGTCGCCGCCGACTGCGCCATCATGCTGCTCGACAACCGCCGCGGTGTGGAAGAGCGCACGCGGCAGCTGTTCGAGGTGTGCAAGCGGCGTCGCACGCCGATCTTCACGCTCGTGAACAAGTGCGACCGCCACGGCGAAGATCCGCTCAAGCTCATTCAGGACGTCGAGGCCGATCTCGGCATCGACTGCTTCGCCGCCACGTGGCCGGTGTTCGACAATGACATCTTCGTGGGCGTCTATGATCGCCTCAAGCGCGAGGTGCACCTGTTCGAGCGCAGTGGCGACCGCGGTGCCACCCGTGCCGATGACACGATCGTGAGCATCGACGACGTCGCACTGATCGAGACGATGGGCGAGAGTGCATTCGATCGCCTCATGACCGACATCGATCTGCTCGATGCCGCTGGCCACACCTACGATCACGACCGCGTCATCGACGGCTCGCTCACGCCGGTGTTCTTCGGCTCGGCGCTGACGAACTTCGGCATCGAGCCGTTTCTGCGCGAGTTTCTCGAGCTGGCCCCGGCGCCCGGACCGCGCGAAACGAATACCGGCAACGTGGAACCGGAGAGCACCGATTTCACTGGCTTCGTGTTCAAGATCCAGGCGAACATGGATCCGAAGCACCGCGATCGCGTGGCATTCGTGCGCATCGTGTCCGGCCACTTCGAAGCGAACATGCAGGTGCTGCATCAGCGCAGTGGAAAGCCGATTCGCTTGGCCGCGCCGCAGCAGTTCATGGCGCGCGATCGCGTCAGCATCGACGAGGCGTGGCCCGGCGACGTGATCGGCATCATGGACCGAGGCAACCTGCGAATCGGTGACACGCTCGGTGGCGACGGCAAGCTGGAGTTCCAGGGCATCCCGCGCTTCCCACCCGAGCACTTCGCCCGCGCCATTCCGGCCGATCCGCTCAAGCGCAAGCAGTTCGACAGCGGGCTGCGTCAGCTCACGGAGGAGGGTGCCGCACAGGTGTTCTTCGCCGAGACGTCGGCCGGCTCACAGCCCATCGTGGGCGCCGTGGGGCAGCTGCAGTTCGACGTCATGGCCTTCCGCCTCGAGCACGAGTACGCGGCCCCCTGCAAGTTCGAAAAAATGACGTACCGCTGGCCGCGGTGGATCACGGGCCCGAAGGCCGATGTGGAGCGGGTGGCCACGGGGCAGGGGCGGCTCAAGCTGTTCGACCACAAGGGCCATGTGGTCGTGCTCTTCTCGGATGCTTGGGCGCTTCGCCGCGCGCTGCAGCACGAAACGAGCGTCGTGTTCCACGAAACGGCCCCCTGA
- the dtd gene encoding D-aminoacyl-tRNA deacylase, protein MRILLQRVSKAEVRIRPNDLEAGSRVSGRIQSGYLLLVGFTHTDTDAELRWMADKIVGLRLFADTNGKLNHDLAESAGELLVVSQFTLYADVRKGKRPSFVDAARPETAITLYNQFVMLLRQHEIVVHTGEFGATMDVELVNDGPVTIWLEREAVSASA, encoded by the coding sequence ATGCGAATTCTTCTTCAGCGTGTGAGCAAGGCCGAAGTTCGTATCCGGCCGAATGATCTCGAGGCGGGATCGAGAGTCTCCGGGCGCATCCAGTCTGGTTATCTGCTGTTGGTGGGGTTCACGCACACTGACACCGACGCGGAACTCCGGTGGATGGCCGACAAGATCGTTGGCCTTCGCCTCTTTGCAGACACCAACGGGAAACTTAATCACGATCTCGCCGAGAGCGCAGGTGAGCTCTTGGTCGTATCGCAGTTCACGCTGTACGCCGATGTCAGAAAGGGAAAGCGTCCAAGCTTCGTCGACGCCGCCCGACCGGAAACCGCTATCACACTATATAACCAATTCGTGATGCTTTTGCGCCAGCACGAAATAGTTGTTCATACAGGGGAGTTCGGCGCCACGATGGACGTCGAGCTGGTAAATGATGGGCCGGTCACGATCTGGCTTGAACGCGAGGCGGTAAGCGCGTCTGCCTGA
- a CDS encoding trans-sulfuration enzyme family protein: MSDEQAHFETLAIRTQTPISAEREHSVPLYLTSSFRFDDAEHARALFTEEIAGNIYSRYANPNTDEFVRKLCLLEGGDDGIATSSGMSAVFTAIASRVSSGDHVLASRALFGSTHQIFTRILPKWGVASDYADASDPSSWERLVRPSTRLIFIETPSNPGLELLDLRWLGEFAAARGIPLVVDNCFATPYLQRPLALGANVVIHSATKYIDGQGRALGGAIVGDASYIADCRFFARHTGPAMSAFNAWLLSKSLETLAVRMDRHCSNALALAQHFEGHPALSAVRYPFLPSHPQHDLARAQMSQGGGIVVLEVKGGLDAGRQFLDAVQMVSHSANLGDTRTIVTHPASTTHSKLTPAERAAVGITDGLIRVSVGLEHAADIIADLEQALTRVDAQR; encoded by the coding sequence ATGTCCGACGAACAGGCCCATTTCGAGACGCTCGCCATCCGCACGCAGACGCCGATCTCGGCCGAACGCGAGCACTCCGTCCCGTTGTATCTGACGTCGAGCTTCCGATTCGACGACGCCGAGCATGCGCGGGCGCTGTTCACGGAAGAGATCGCGGGCAACATCTACAGCCGGTATGCGAATCCGAACACCGACGAGTTCGTGCGCAAACTCTGTCTGCTCGAGGGCGGCGACGATGGCATCGCCACCTCCTCAGGCATGTCGGCGGTGTTTACCGCCATCGCGTCGCGCGTGTCGTCGGGTGATCACGTGCTGGCGTCGCGTGCACTCTTCGGCTCGACCCACCAAATCTTTACGCGCATTCTGCCGAAGTGGGGCGTGGCGTCCGACTATGCCGACGCGTCGGATCCGTCGTCGTGGGAGCGCCTGGTTCGTCCAAGCACGAGGCTGATCTTCATCGAGACGCCGTCGAACCCGGGGCTCGAATTGCTGGATCTGCGCTGGCTTGGCGAATTCGCGGCAGCGCGAGGAATTCCGCTGGTGGTCGACAACTGTTTTGCCACGCCCTATCTGCAGCGTCCGCTCGCGCTCGGCGCCAACGTCGTGATTCATTCGGCCACGAAATACATCGACGGACAGGGGCGTGCGCTCGGCGGCGCGATCGTCGGCGATGCCTCGTACATCGCCGACTGTCGCTTCTTCGCGCGGCATACCGGCCCGGCGATGAGCGCGTTCAACGCGTGGCTGCTGTCGAAGTCGCTGGAGACCTTGGCGGTACGCATGGACCGCCACTGTTCGAATGCGCTCGCGCTGGCGCAGCATTTCGAGGGACATCCCGCGTTGTCGGCGGTACGGTATCCGTTTCTCCCGTCGCACCCGCAGCACGATCTGGCCCGCGCCCAGATGTCGCAGGGCGGCGGCATCGTTGTGCTGGAGGTCAAGGGCGGCCTCGACGCGGGACGGCAGTTCCTCGACGCGGTGCAGATGGTGTCGCACTCCGCGAACCTGGGCGATACACGCACGATCGTGACGCATCCGGCGTCGACGACACACTCAAAACTGACGCCGGCAGAGCGCGCAGCCGTCGGCATTACCGATGGACTGATTCGGGTGAGCGTCGGTCTCGAACATGCTGCCGACATTATCGCGGATCTGGAACAGGCGCTGACGCGGGTCGACGCGCAGCGGTAG
- a CDS encoding Maf family protein, with product MASSAPLSSAPGTRPRVILASQSPRRRELLALIGIAHEVRPADVDESVHPDEAPVPHCERLARDKAHTLAVQHPDAVVIGSDTIVVIDGDILGKPGDRAEAIAMITRLSGRTHTVFTAVAVAHGGVTLSGVESVSVTFRPLDAEQIAAYVDTGEPMDKAGAYGIQGFGATNVERIDGDYFAVMGLPLGRMVGLLRDLGFSYAFGPLTVADSGAR from the coding sequence ATGGCTTCCTCCGCTCCGCTCTCATCCGCTCCGGGAACCCGTCCTCGGGTGATTCTCGCGTCCCAGTCTCCGCGCCGTCGTGAGCTGCTCGCACTGATCGGCATCGCCCATGAGGTGCGCCCCGCCGACGTGGACGAATCGGTGCATCCCGACGAAGCGCCGGTGCCGCATTGCGAACGTCTGGCACGGGATAAGGCGCATACCTTGGCCGTACAGCATCCGGATGCCGTGGTCATCGGTTCCGATACGATCGTCGTGATCGACGGCGACATCCTGGGTAAACCCGGCGACCGGGCGGAGGCGATCGCTATGATCACCCGGCTGAGCGGCCGTACCCACACGGTGTTCACGGCCGTGGCGGTCGCCCACGGCGGCGTGACGCTGTCCGGGGTCGAGTCGGTGTCGGTGACCTTCCGGCCCCTCGACGCCGAGCAGATCGCCGCGTACGTGGACACTGGTGAGCCGATGGACAAGGCCGGTGCATACGGCATTCAAGGCTTCGGTGCCACCAACGTCGAGCGCATCGACGGCGACTACTTCGCCGTTATGGGACTCCCGCTGGGCCGTATGGTCGGACTGCTGCGAGATCTGGGGTTCAGCTACGCTTTCGGCCCACTCACGGTCGCTGACAGCGGGGCGCGATAG
- a CDS encoding glycosyltransferase family 9 protein, with protein sequence MTAASTTPPLPPFTLDRVCIVMMSAVGDAVHVMPIIHAIKAHSPASRITWVLQPGPATLVRGHAMVDDIVLFDRSKGWKAFLDTRRELASRRFDVVLALQVYFKAGLITSFANAPVKLGFDRERARDANWLFTTHRIPPHAGQHVQDQYFEFIDALGVPHGAPQWTLGPWNDEERAWQRDFHAQFDRPIAPIVVATSKEAKDWMPERWAAVCHLLWNEFGLQPVLVGGRSPREVAAESIILRDAPMAHSALGSGLRRLAAILDGAAVALSPDTGPLHLAVALRTPVISLLGYTNPKRVGPYDFSRDLMIDAYGDPGEAYPLDMTYRLDRMQRITVDDVRAMLTRWQERYRAPLSATVSGPKA encoded by the coding sequence GTGACCGCTGCCTCCACGACCCCGCCCCTGCCGCCCTTCACACTCGATCGCGTGTGCATCGTGATGATGAGTGCGGTCGGGGACGCCGTGCACGTGATGCCGATCATTCACGCGATCAAGGCGCATTCTCCCGCGTCGCGCATCACGTGGGTGCTGCAGCCGGGACCGGCCACGCTGGTACGCGGACACGCGATGGTCGACGACATCGTGCTCTTCGATCGCTCGAAGGGGTGGAAGGCGTTCCTCGACACCCGTCGCGAACTCGCATCCCGTCGCTTCGACGTCGTGCTGGCCCTGCAGGTGTACTTCAAGGCGGGCCTCATCACGAGTTTCGCGAACGCACCGGTGAAACTGGGCTTCGATCGCGAACGCGCACGCGACGCCAACTGGTTGTTCACGACCCATCGCATACCGCCGCACGCCGGCCAGCATGTGCAGGATCAGTACTTCGAGTTCATCGATGCACTCGGCGTACCGCACGGCGCGCCGCAGTGGACGTTGGGCCCGTGGAACGACGAAGAGCGGGCGTGGCAGCGCGACTTCCATGCGCAGTTCGATCGGCCGATCGCGCCCATTGTCGTGGCCACCAGTAAAGAAGCCAAAGACTGGATGCCCGAGCGCTGGGCCGCCGTGTGTCACCTGCTGTGGAACGAATTCGGGCTGCAGCCGGTGCTCGTGGGCGGGCGCTCCCCTCGCGAGGTGGCGGCCGAATCGATCATCCTGCGCGACGCGCCGATGGCGCACTCAGCCCTCGGCAGCGGCCTGCGTCGGCTCGCGGCGATTCTCGACGGAGCGGCGGTCGCGCTCTCCCCGGACACCGGCCCGTTGCATCTGGCCGTGGCGTTGCGCACACCCGTGATCTCGCTGCTCGGGTACACCAACCCCAAGCGGGTCGGACCGTACGATTTCTCGCGCGATCTGATGATCGATGCCTACGGCGATCCTGGTGAGGCGTATCCCCTCGATATGACGTACCGCCTCGACCGGATGCAGCGCATAACGGTGGACGACGTACGGGCCATGCTCACGCGGTGGCAGGAACGCTATCGCGCCCCGCTGTCAGCGACCGTGAGTGGGCCGAAAGCGTAG
- a CDS encoding lipopolysaccharide kinase InaA family protein, with protein sequence MSQAPRTRAVGSADVTGTPAVVEDLVAIVREHDTLYDWAAEQPQPRAMRGRAPVYVATLPACGIPVVVRHGWHGGLLAPLTADRFRRPTRAPVEMERSAALLAAGIPTTEVLGFARYPASFGLCHVDVVTRLVADAADLGMVLAGLAPFVDCETALASTQRLLVQLASHGVIHPDLNVKNILLRPTADGTEALIIDVDVVRWDPARSPDETMRANVARLTRSVRKWRTHFGCDVTDARIVAFTDSVTAELTSASLPDER encoded by the coding sequence ATGAGTCAGGCGCCACGCACCCGAGCGGTCGGCAGCGCCGATGTAACGGGTACGCCCGCCGTGGTCGAGGATCTGGTGGCCATCGTACGCGAACACGACACGCTGTACGATTGGGCGGCCGAACAGCCGCAGCCGCGCGCCATGCGCGGTCGTGCGCCGGTGTACGTGGCCACGCTTCCCGCGTGCGGCATTCCCGTGGTTGTGCGTCACGGCTGGCACGGTGGCCTGCTCGCGCCGCTTACCGCCGACCGCTTTCGGCGCCCGACTCGCGCCCCGGTGGAGATGGAGCGGTCGGCTGCGTTACTTGCTGCCGGCATTCCGACCACCGAGGTGCTCGGCTTTGCGCGCTATCCCGCGTCGTTCGGGCTCTGTCATGTGGACGTCGTGACGCGCTTGGTCGCCGACGCCGCCGATCTCGGCATGGTGCTCGCCGGACTCGCCCCCTTCGTGGACTGCGAGACGGCGTTGGCGTCCACGCAGCGGCTGCTCGTGCAGTTGGCCAGCCATGGTGTGATACATCCGGATCTCAACGTCAAGAACATTCTGCTGCGCCCCACCGCCGATGGCACCGAGGCGCTGATCATCGACGTGGATGTCGTCCGCTGGGACCCAGCGCGTTCGCCGGACGAAACCATGCGCGCCAACGTCGCCCGTCTCACGCGGTCGGTGCGCAAGTGGCGTACGCATTTCGGCTGCGACGTGACCGACGCGCGCATCGTGGCCTTCACCGATAGCGTGACCGCTGAATTGACGTCCGCTTCCCTCCCCGATGAACGCTAG
- a CDS encoding adenylate/guanylate cyclase domain-containing protein, giving the protein MSLVLVSASGDRRFPLTGRTGFVAGRELSCTLPILDPAVSRRHAELRVSESGTLEVEDLKSRNGTWVNGARVQRATVMPGDTVAFGTVAFTLLHEDPLGARPPALSLSASPSPSPSASRSPSASPVPAFDGSSTVLFERRVPSREQSLADVAHVTAGHGQAAARLAQLVGIAQHLGGSTDLDALLEALAGDLFRSFDADRVAILLRDSDGALQTRVSRDRRGNIPRPVPRAIANGVAERQVALLTNDAGSDARTAGASVLQQSVQSAMAAPLIGEQQTTLGVLYVDHLRETDVFTDEDLAFLVAFAGIASAAVEREASTARLQQAARVRANFERYFAPQIALRIADSTGRVVPGGTRQHVVVLFSDIRGFTSIAESLPPTQMAAQLNEYFGAMVDCVFRHEGALDKFIGDAIMAYWGVPEAGEHDAGRAVAAALDMQLALDSLNARWAAEGRPLLSVGVGIHSGDAFVGNIGSPRRLEFTLIGDTVNVANRLCSLAAGGEILVSDAVRNALTDPSCCASRSELAVARQHGAPPDVWQVLSTWSAS; this is encoded by the coding sequence ATGTCACTCGTGCTCGTCTCGGCTTCGGGCGACCGGCGCTTCCCGCTCACCGGACGCACCGGCTTTGTCGCGGGTCGCGAGCTGTCGTGCACGCTGCCCATTCTCGATCCGGCGGTGTCGCGACGTCACGCTGAACTTCGGGTATCGGAATCGGGCACGCTCGAGGTGGAGGACCTGAAGTCCCGCAATGGCACGTGGGTCAACGGCGCTCGTGTACAGCGCGCGACCGTGATGCCGGGTGACACGGTGGCGTTCGGTACCGTTGCGTTCACGCTGCTGCACGAAGACCCGCTGGGCGCACGACCGCCCGCACTGTCACTATCGGCGTCGCCATCGCCATCGCCATCGGCGTCGCGGTCGCCGTCGGCCTCGCCGGTGCCGGCGTTCGACGGCAGCTCAACCGTGCTGTTCGAGCGCCGGGTGCCGTCTCGCGAGCAGTCGCTGGCCGACGTGGCCCACGTCACCGCCGGCCACGGACAGGCCGCGGCGCGTCTCGCGCAACTCGTCGGGATCGCACAGCACCTCGGGGGCTCGACCGACCTCGACGCGCTACTCGAGGCGCTGGCCGGCGATCTGTTTCGCAGCTTCGACGCCGACCGCGTGGCCATTCTCCTACGCGACAGCGACGGCGCGCTGCAGACGCGGGTGTCACGCGATCGTCGAGGCAACATTCCGCGGCCGGTGCCGCGAGCGATCGCCAACGGTGTGGCCGAACGGCAGGTCGCGCTGCTCACCAACGATGCCGGCTCGGACGCGCGCACGGCCGGCGCATCGGTCCTACAGCAGTCCGTGCAGTCGGCCATGGCCGCTCCGCTGATCGGTGAGCAGCAGACTACGCTCGGCGTGTTGTACGTGGATCATCTGCGGGAAACCGATGTCTTCACCGATGAAGATCTCGCGTTCCTCGTCGCGTTCGCCGGCATCGCCTCGGCCGCTGTCGAGCGCGAAGCGTCGACGGCACGGCTGCAGCAGGCCGCTCGCGTGCGCGCGAACTTCGAGCGCTACTTCGCACCGCAGATCGCGCTTCGCATCGCCGACAGCACCGGCCGCGTGGTCCCCGGTGGAACACGACAGCACGTGGTCGTGCTGTTCAGCGACATCCGTGGATTCACATCGATCGCGGAGTCGCTGCCGCCAACCCAGATGGCCGCCCAGCTAAACGAGTACTTCGGCGCGATGGTCGACTGCGTGTTCCGGCACGAGGGCGCGCTCGACAAGTTCATCGGCGATGCCATCATGGCGTATTGGGGCGTGCCGGAGGCTGGCGAGCACGATGCCGGCCGCGCCGTCGCCGCAGCGCTCGACATGCAACTGGCCCTCGACTCGCTGAACGCGCGGTGGGCGGCCGAGGGCCGACCGCTGCTCAGCGTTGGCGTCGGCATTCACTCTGGCGACGCGTTCGTCGGCAACATCGGATCACCGCGGCGCCTCGAGTTCACTCTCATCGGTGATACGGTGAATGTGGCCAACCGACTCTGCAGTCTGGCCGCTGGCGGGGAGATTCTGGTCAGTGATGCGGTGCGCAACGCGCTCACCGACCCGTCCTGCTGCGCGTCCCGCAGCGAACTCGCCGTGGCGCGACAGCACGGTGCACCGCCGGATGTCTGGCAGGTGTTGTCCACCTGGTCGGCGTCATGA
- a CDS encoding anthranilate synthase component I family protein translates to MTALDDFRARAMQCRATGGLVPVWSDCLLDLCTPVSAFAKLRRGPFAFLLESAPAGGESWARYTYLGTEPRGAWRLRDGVVEDWNDAQGWHGARTPTDPIADLRDIVRDMRPVPAPELGALWSGAIGFFAYDVVRHIEKLPNSPPRALNYPDACFVFTKALVVIDNWRGQARVIVSVPVPAVVSDAALDALHADAVHTLADTIARLQGPDVLPPLTLNESAPAAVAQSNYAREDFIRDVGRIKEYILSGDVFQALLARRMSVPLDFDTTTLYRALRALNPSPYMYHLMLDGMELVGSSPELLVRVADGTLTVRPIAGTRPRGKTAEEDAALAAELLADEKERAEHVMLVDLGRNDVGRLARYGTVRVTDLMTVERYSHVFHIVSQVEGELADGSSALDAFRAVFPAGTMTGAPKVRAMEIIDELEPERRGAYAGAIGFIGAGDTRMDLAITIRTCVIADGVASVQAGAGIVHDSVPESEWAETENKARALLTAIGRARAASSDTAS, encoded by the coding sequence ATGACAGCTCTCGATGATTTCCGCGCTCGTGCGATGCAGTGCCGCGCCACCGGTGGACTCGTCCCCGTGTGGAGCGACTGCCTGCTCGATCTCTGCACGCCCGTTTCGGCGTTCGCCAAACTTCGCCGTGGACCGTTCGCCTTCCTCCTCGAGTCGGCGCCGGCCGGAGGTGAGTCGTGGGCGCGCTACACCTACCTCGGCACCGAGCCGCGCGGTGCCTGGCGCCTACGCGACGGGGTCGTCGAGGACTGGAACGACGCGCAGGGATGGCATGGCGCGCGTACCCCGACCGATCCGATCGCCGACCTGCGCGATATCGTGCGGGACATGCGACCGGTGCCGGCCCCGGAACTCGGCGCCCTCTGGAGCGGTGCGATCGGCTTTTTCGCGTACGACGTGGTGCGGCACATCGAGAAGCTGCCGAACTCGCCGCCGCGCGCGCTGAACTATCCCGACGCCTGCTTCGTGTTTACGAAAGCGCTGGTCGTGATCGACAACTGGCGCGGGCAGGCCCGCGTGATCGTGTCCGTGCCCGTGCCGGCCGTCGTCTCCGACGCCGCGCTCGATGCGCTGCATGCGGACGCCGTGCATACGCTGGCCGATACGATCGCCCGCTTGCAGGGGCCGGATGTGCTGCCGCCGCTCACGCTCAACGAATCGGCACCGGCCGCCGTCGCGCAGTCGAACTACGCGCGCGAGGATTTCATTCGCGACGTGGGGCGCATCAAGGAGTACATCCTGTCGGGCGATGTGTTTCAGGCGTTGCTGGCCCGGCGCATGTCGGTGCCCCTCGACTTCGATACCACCACGCTGTATCGCGCGCTGCGAGCCCTCAATCCGTCGCCGTACATGTATCACCTCATGCTCGACGGCATGGAACTCGTGGGCAGCTCACCGGAACTATTGGTGCGTGTGGCCGACGGCACGCTCACGGTACGTCCGATCGCCGGCACGCGTCCACGCGGCAAGACAGCCGAAGAGGATGCGGCCCTCGCCGCCGAACTGCTGGCTGACGAGAAGGAGCGCGCCGAGCATGTAATGCTGGTCGATCTCGGCCGCAACGACGTGGGCCGTCTCGCCCGCTATGGCACCGTGCGCGTCACCGACCTCATGACCGTCGAGCGCTACTCGCACGTGTTCCACATCGTGAGTCAGGTGGAAGGCGAACTGGCCGATGGCTCGAGCGCGCTCGATGCGTTCCGCGCCGTGTTCCCCGCTGGCACGATGACGGGCGCACCGAAGGTGCGCGCGATGGAGATCATTGACGAGCTCGAGCCCGAGCGTCGCGGGGCCTATGCCGGCGCGATCGGATTCATCGGGGCCGGCGATACGCGCATGGACTTGGCAATCACGATCCGTACCTGCGTCATCGCCGACGGCGTGGCCTCGGTGCAGGCGGGCGCTGGCATCGTGCACGATTCGGTGCCGGAGAGCGAGTGGGCGGAAACGGAGAACAAGGCGCGCGCCTTGCTCACCGCCATCGGCCGCGCTCGCGCCGCGTCGTCAGACACCGCGTCGTAG
- a CDS encoding NUDIX domain-containing protein has product MAGVVDVVVLAPAPHGRRDRWRVLTLRRAAGVRCTGAWELVHGSIEPGELPAAAARREVLEETGMVVQRLYTLAVNPFYLTPRNTIQMAVVFAAVVEHASVVMLSNEHDTTAWRTPTAAIKHLAWPREHEAVRYAMHLLRDGDAGAVEDVLRVPDA; this is encoded by the coding sequence GTGGCTGGTGTGGTCGATGTCGTTGTCCTCGCCCCGGCTCCCCACGGCCGCCGCGACCGCTGGCGGGTGCTCACCCTTCGCCGGGCGGCCGGCGTGCGCTGTACGGGCGCCTGGGAGCTTGTACACGGCAGTATCGAGCCGGGCGAGCTGCCGGCCGCCGCGGCGCGCCGGGAAGTCCTGGAGGAAACCGGCATGGTGGTCCAGCGGCTGTACACGCTCGCCGTGAACCCATTCTACCTGACGCCGCGCAACACGATCCAGATGGCCGTCGTTTTCGCCGCCGTCGTGGAGCACGCCAGCGTGGTGATGCTGAGCAACGAACACGATACCACGGCCTGGCGCACGCCCACCGCGGCCATCAAGCACCTCGCCTGGCCGCGCGAACACGAAGCCGTGCGCTACGCGATGCATCTGCTGCGCGATGGCGATGCCGGTGCTGTAGAAGACGTGCTGCGTGTTCCCGACGCCTGA
- the yihA gene encoding ribosome biogenesis GTP-binding protein YihA/YsxC — protein MSDSSPLVADAGTPVVAPRIDPLVIKSLEYLGPMAKQGGWRPDPDLPEIAFAGRSNVGKSSLLNRLMRRKSFARVSNTPGRTREIHFFNVNKLFCLADLPGYGYAKISKARKAEWRPLIEGYLKDSPLLRGVVQLLDVRHDPTEDDLTMLDFLADLGVPTIFAVTKIDKLRKLEVKPRLETLSKFLGLDIDQIVPFSATTGLGRDELASALIDLLALPDWKIPEDQPDEPSESEAT, from the coding sequence GTGAGCGATTCGTCTCCCCTGGTCGCCGACGCCGGCACGCCGGTCGTCGCGCCGCGCATCGACCCGTTGGTCATCAAGAGCCTGGAGTATCTCGGGCCGATGGCGAAGCAAGGTGGATGGCGTCCCGACCCCGACTTGCCGGAGATCGCCTTCGCCGGCCGCTCCAACGTGGGCAAGTCGTCGCTGCTCAATCGGCTCATGCGTCGCAAATCATTTGCGCGTGTCAGTAACACGCCGGGGCGTACGCGCGAGATTCACTTCTTCAACGTGAACAAGTTGTTCTGCCTGGCCGACCTTCCGGGGTACGGCTACGCGAAGATCTCGAAGGCGCGCAAGGCGGAGTGGCGCCCGCTGATCGAAGGGTATCTGAAGGACAGCCCGTTGTTGCGGGGCGTGGTGCAACTGCTCGACGTGCGCCATGATCCCACCGAAGACGACCTCACGATGCTCGACTTCCTCGCCGATCTCGGAGTGCCGACGATCTTCGCGGTGACCAAGATTGACAAGCTGCGCAAGCTCGAAGTGAAGCCGCGTCTCGAAACGCTCTCGAAGTTTCTCGGGTTGGACATCGATCAGATCGTCCCGTTCAGTGCCACCACGGGCCTCGGTCGCGATGAACTGGCGTCGGCACTGATCGACTTGCTGGCGCTGCCCGACTGGAAGATTCCGGAGGACCAGCCAGACGAACCGTCTGAATCGGAGGCGACGTGA